GTGGCGAATAACCGCGTTTTTCTTGCCAATCGGGGCCGTGCCCGATATCAGGTGCGGGCGTTTCGGGCGGTTGCCCGAGGCTAGCGTTCGGTCCGCCGCAATAGCTCAGTTGGTAGAGCACGTCATTCGTAATGACGGGGTCACAGGTTCGAGTCCTGTTTGCGGCACCGGCTTTTCCAATGAGTTGGCCGAACTTTGGCTGCATCCAATCTCGAATAATCAGTGCAATAATCAATATTATCGTTGAAGATGTGCTGCGATGCGCGCGGACGTTTTGTCTACGCACGATGGCCTTGAATGATCCGCATCGCTCGTCTGAGGCCCCGCTTGCTGTCGAACGAAATCGGATGCGATCTGTCTGCGGCGCGCACGGTGTCAAAAAAACTAGAACGACCATGCGTCGGGTTCTGTAAGGCGCCTACACGTTGATCTCGCCCGCGGCCCGCACAATCGCTGCAATGGCTGCCTTGGCTGCCGGCGACGAGGTTCTCCCTCGCAAACGCACAATGCCCGTGGTCGACGGCGGCGACAGCCAGCCGTGCACGACAAGTCGGACGAGCGTGCCGGATTCCAGCTCCTCCCGTACCGCCGCGTTCGTCGCACCCAGAACGGCATCCGTGGTGAGCGCGACCGTCTTGAGCATGCCATAGTTGTCGCACTCGAGCGCAATGGTGGCCTCCTGGCCCTCAGGCAGGCCCAGCAGGGCGGCCAGTTCCACCTTTGAGGGGCTCAGCAGCTTCGGTACCGCGAGACCGTACGACCAGACTTCCTGCAGCGTGTGCTCGCGCCCGGCTAGCGGATGGCCTGCCCGCACATAGAGGTTGGCCGGCTGCCCCCCGATCAGCTGGATGTCCAGCGCGGCATCCCTGGGCATGTCGCGCACATCGGCGGCAAAGAACTCGATGTTCTCGGTACGCAGGCTCTCCAGCAACTGCACCCAGTTGCCGACCTCCATGCGCAGCGCCAACTGCGGGTGCTGGCGGCGCAGCGCCACAAGCGCGCGTGGCATCAAGGTGGCCGTCAGCAGCGGTCCGACACCGAAGGGCGTGTCGCCGAGCTGGCTGTCGCGGTAAAGATCCACGTCGCGCTGCAGGCAACGTGCCTCGAACAGCAGCTTGCGGGCCCTCTCGATGACGAATTTGCCGGCCGGGGTGGGGCGGACATCACCAACGTCGCGGTCGAACAGGCGGATACCCAGGTTGCTCTCGATGGCCTGGATGCTTCGGCTGAAGGCCGGCTGGCTCAGGTGGGCGGCTTCGGCGGCGCGGGCGAAGTGCAGAGTGTCGGCAAGGGCGACGACGTGGTTCAGGCGGCGCAGATCCATGGCATTGCTCTCCATGCATTAAAACAATGCGAACTATGCATTGGACGCATCATGATGGCACTCCTAAGATCGTTCTCGCAATACAAAACATGAGAGCGGAGACGCCCCACATGAGCTCGCAACTGCAATACCTCCTGATCGGCGCCTGCATCCTGGGCTTTGCGGCCATGGAGTTGATCACCCGGCGCTACCAGGCCGCCGTGCGCGGCAACGCGACAGCCAACGACACCTGGCTGGAGGTGCTGATGTTCGTCAGCCTGATCGCCATCACCCAGCCAATCGCACTGCTGGGCAGCAACGCGCTGTGCAACTGGCTCATGCCC
The Bradyrhizobium sp. KBS0727 genome window above contains:
- a CDS encoding LysR family transcriptional regulator; amino-acid sequence: MDLRRLNHVVALADTLHFARAAEAAHLSQPAFSRSIQAIESNLGIRLFDRDVGDVRPTPAGKFVIERARKLLFEARCLQRDVDLYRDSQLGDTPFGVGPLLTATLMPRALVALRRQHPQLALRMEVGNWVQLLESLRTENIEFFAADVRDMPRDAALDIQLIGGQPANLYVRAGHPLAGREHTLQEVWSYGLAVPKLLSPSKVELAALLGLPEGQEATIALECDNYGMLKTVALTTDAVLGATNAAVREELESGTLVRLVVHGWLSPPSTTGIVRLRGRTSSPAAKAAIAAIVRAAGEINV